A region from the Achromobacter seleniivolatilans genome encodes:
- a CDS encoding YheT family hydrolase yields the protein MAAARLDTSPCPVPSWLPGGDSQTVYASLFAQYHRIAFVRDRVETPDTDFVDFDWTGPGLFPHKAADGGSISGQGPVANGKTAAARWMTDADWKSLPHTPDTPALILFHGLEGGSNSRYAQSVAHYFRARGWIVVIAHFRGCSGVPNRLARAYYSGDSAEVGFLLETVRSRIPHARWHAVGVSLGGNALLKYLGEHQEDTGWLTACAGVSVPLDLVACGKTLSTGIFNRRVYSAHFLKTLKHKVLEKAHRFPGSIDVMRIAHAHDLREFDDTYTAPMHGFRNALDYWTRASSKPWLPKISVPTLVLNARNDPFIPASSLPKPQDCAPGILLHQPSDGGHAGFPTGAFPAHLNWLPQRLGRFFETGL from the coding sequence TTGGCCGCTGCTCGTCTTGATACATCGCCCTGCCCCGTTCCCTCCTGGTTGCCCGGAGGCGATAGCCAGACGGTTTACGCGTCCCTGTTCGCGCAGTACCACCGGATCGCGTTCGTACGCGACCGGGTGGAAACGCCGGATACGGATTTCGTGGATTTCGACTGGACGGGCCCGGGACTTTTCCCGCACAAGGCTGCTGATGGCGGGTCCATCAGCGGACAAGGACCGGTTGCCAACGGCAAAACAGCCGCTGCGCGGTGGATGACCGATGCGGACTGGAAGTCGTTGCCGCATACGCCTGACACGCCCGCGCTGATCCTGTTCCATGGCCTGGAAGGCGGCAGCAACAGCCGGTATGCACAGTCTGTTGCGCACTATTTCCGCGCCCGCGGCTGGATAGTCGTGATTGCGCACTTCCGGGGCTGCTCGGGCGTGCCCAACCGGCTGGCACGCGCCTATTACTCTGGCGACTCGGCCGAAGTCGGCTTCCTGCTCGAGACCGTACGCAGCCGCATCCCCCACGCCCGCTGGCACGCCGTAGGCGTTTCGCTGGGCGGCAACGCGCTGCTCAAATATCTGGGTGAACACCAGGAAGACACTGGCTGGCTGACCGCCTGCGCTGGGGTTTCTGTTCCGCTGGATCTGGTCGCTTGCGGCAAAACCTTATCCACCGGCATCTTCAACCGGCGCGTGTACTCGGCCCATTTTCTGAAGACGCTCAAGCACAAAGTGCTGGAAAAGGCGCATCGCTTTCCCGGCTCCATCGACGTGATGCGCATTGCGCACGCGCATGATTTGCGCGAATTCGACGACACCTACACCGCGCCCATGCACGGTTTCCGCAATGCACTGGATTACTGGACGCGTGCGTCCAGCAAGCCTTGGCTGCCGAAAATCTCGGTGCCGACGCTGGTGCTCAACGCGCGCAACGACCCGTTCATCCCGGCAAGCTCGTTGCCCAAACCCCAAGATTGCGCACCTGGCATCCTGTTGCATCAGCCCAGTGATGGGGGGCATGCCGGTTTTCCCACGGGCGCTTTCCCGGCGCACCTGAACTGGCTGCCGCAGCGGCTGGGACGCTTCTTCGAAACAGGCTTGTAG
- a CDS encoding AzlC family ABC transporter permease, whose protein sequence is MSSESALPESEDPGVVRQERLTAFRAGVHAIVPALIATATWGLVTGVAMVKSGLTESMALAMTLLLYAGSAQLTSLPLIATGAPLWLIFAAGCVVNLRFIIFGAALHPYFRHLSWPKRLGLGYFTTDMGFVLFMPRFGDSAERGTREQLWFFLGAIGPGWFVWQTSSIVGIYLGTIVPAAWSLDFAAVLALLAITVPLASSKPMLVSMLAAGVVAWTGQVLPLRLGLAAAVIAGVVAGMWAERFFKARA, encoded by the coding sequence TTGTCCTCTGAATCTGCGCTTCCTGAATCCGAAGACCCTGGCGTCGTCCGTCAGGAACGCCTGACTGCGTTCCGTGCGGGGGTGCACGCCATTGTGCCGGCCTTGATTGCCACGGCGACCTGGGGCCTTGTCACCGGCGTGGCAATGGTCAAGTCGGGGCTGACCGAGTCCATGGCGCTGGCCATGACCCTGCTGCTGTACGCCGGCTCGGCGCAATTGACCTCGCTGCCCTTGATCGCAACCGGGGCGCCCCTGTGGCTGATCTTTGCCGCCGGCTGCGTGGTGAATCTGCGCTTCATTATTTTTGGCGCGGCCTTGCACCCCTATTTCCGGCATCTGTCGTGGCCCAAACGCCTGGGCCTGGGCTACTTCACGACTGACATGGGTTTCGTGTTGTTCATGCCGCGCTTTGGCGATTCCGCCGAACGCGGCACGCGTGAGCAGCTCTGGTTCTTCTTGGGCGCCATCGGACCGGGCTGGTTCGTGTGGCAGACATCATCCATTGTCGGCATCTACCTGGGCACGATTGTCCCGGCAGCCTGGTCGCTGGATTTTGCTGCGGTGCTGGCGTTGCTGGCGATCACGGTGCCGCTGGCCAGCTCCAAGCCGATGCTGGTGTCCATGCTGGCCGCAGGCGTCGTCGCTTGGACCGGTCAGGTTCTGCCCTTGCGGCTTGGCTTGGCGGCGGCGGTCATCGCTGGCGTGGTGGCTGGCATGTGGGCTGAACGCTTCTTCAAGGCGCGCGCATGA
- a CDS encoding branched-chain amino acid transaminase, with product MSMADRDGFIWYDGKLVPWRDATTHVLTHSLHYGLSVFEGLRAYETDIGTAIFRLEDHTNRLFNSAHIYQIPMPFDRDTINEAQRMVVRENKLLSGYLRPLVFYGPEKMGVSPKGARVHVAIAAWPWGAYLGEEALSRGIRVKVSSYARQHVNVTMPRAKVATTYANSILANTEALQDGYDEALLLDTEGFVAEGAGENLFIVKDGVLCEPEIASALSGITRSTIHALAADFGLRVVTKRLTRDDVYIADEAFFTGTAAEVTPIREVDNRQIGTGERGPVTEKLQKAFFDMVNGRNPKYHHWLSKV from the coding sequence ATGTCGATGGCTGACCGCGACGGTTTCATCTGGTATGACGGCAAGCTCGTCCCATGGCGAGATGCGACGACGCACGTCCTGACGCACTCCCTGCACTATGGCCTGTCTGTCTTTGAAGGCCTGCGCGCCTACGAAACCGACATCGGCACCGCCATCTTCCGCCTTGAAGACCACACGAACCGCCTGTTCAATTCGGCGCATATTTACCAGATCCCCATGCCTTTTGATCGCGATACGATCAATGAGGCCCAACGTATGGTCGTGCGCGAAAACAAGTTGTTGTCCGGCTACCTGCGTCCCCTGGTGTTCTACGGCCCCGAAAAAATGGGCGTATCACCTAAGGGCGCCCGTGTGCATGTGGCCATCGCGGCCTGGCCCTGGGGCGCCTATCTGGGCGAAGAAGCGCTATCCCGTGGTATCCGGGTCAAGGTGTCGTCATATGCGCGCCAGCACGTGAATGTCACGATGCCGCGCGCCAAGGTAGCCACCACCTACGCCAATTCCATCCTGGCCAATACCGAAGCCTTGCAAGACGGCTACGACGAGGCCTTGCTGCTGGACACCGAAGGCTTTGTGGCCGAAGGCGCCGGCGAAAATCTTTTCATCGTCAAAGACGGCGTGCTCTGCGAACCCGAAATCGCGTCCGCCCTGTCTGGCATCACCCGCAGCACCATCCATGCGCTGGCCGCCGACTTCGGCTTGCGCGTTGTTACCAAACGTCTGACGCGCGACGACGTCTACATTGCAGACGAGGCCTTTTTCACCGGCACCGCTGCGGAAGTCACGCCCATCCGTGAGGTCGACAACCGCCAGATTGGCACTGGTGAGCGCGGCCCTGTCACCGAGAAGTTGCAGAAAGCGTTTTTTGACATGGTGAATGGCCGCAACCCGAAGTACCATCACTGGCTAAGTAAAGTTTGA
- a CDS encoding zinc-finger domain-containing protein — MTAAAPAAVPHAHEVIEVGAEDLPVFCPGPKAPLWSMHPRVFLDVARSGSASCAYCGAEYRLKAGTVLHGHGH; from the coding sequence ATGACCGCTGCTGCCCCGGCCGCCGTCCCCCACGCTCACGAAGTTATCGAGGTCGGCGCCGAAGACCTGCCCGTGTTCTGTCCCGGCCCCAAGGCGCCGCTCTGGAGCATGCATCCCCGCGTCTTCCTGGACGTGGCCCGCTCCGGCTCCGCCAGTTGCGCTTATTGTGGCGCTGAATACCGCCTGAAGGCCGGCACCGTGCTGCACGGCCACGGGCACTAA
- a CDS encoding DEAD/DEAH box helicase → MTESNQSVAPAADAPAPTFTDFGLHPLLLQSIAETGYTVPTPIQAQAIPVVVAGRDVMGAAQTGTGKTAAFTLPILHRLMALANTSASPARHPVRALILTPTRELADQVFESVKRYSKQTPLRSAVVFGGVDIGPQKEALRRGCEILVATPGRLLDHVEQKNVNLSQVGILVLDEADRMLDMGFLPDLERIIRLLPAQRQGLLFSATFSNEIRKLGRSYLNQPVEIEVAARNATATTITQIAYKMPSDAKRAAVVHLVKSRGLKQVIVFSNTKIGTARLARELERDGVKAESIHGDKTQADRMKALEAFKAGELEVLVATDVAARGLDVAGVPCVINYDLPYNAEDYVHRIGRTGRAGASGEAIALFTPDEERFLLDIEKLIKCEVPRGTLDLPADLVARSTHRRSEERSGSSSSPRESREGRDSSREGRDSRGDRGRSSDRRSGYTSSGPRQPVDDFFLKPYEPSASALAAEEQAPVSTGNASSTPKRQVAVLLGGSRKP, encoded by the coding sequence ATGACTGAATCCAATCAATCCGTAGCACCCGCCGCCGACGCGCCCGCGCCGACGTTCACCGATTTTGGACTGCACCCCCTGCTGTTGCAGTCTATCGCCGAAACCGGCTACACCGTTCCGACGCCCATTCAGGCGCAAGCCATCCCTGTCGTGGTGGCGGGGCGCGACGTCATGGGCGCGGCTCAGACCGGCACGGGCAAGACGGCGGCATTCACGTTGCCGATCTTGCACCGCCTGATGGCGCTGGCCAACACCAGCGCATCGCCTGCCCGGCATCCGGTGCGCGCATTGATCCTGACGCCCACGCGTGAACTCGCAGATCAGGTGTTTGAGAGCGTCAAGCGCTACAGCAAGCAGACGCCGCTGCGTTCCGCCGTGGTGTTTGGCGGTGTGGATATCGGCCCTCAGAAAGAAGCGCTGCGCCGCGGTTGTGAAATCTTGGTCGCAACCCCTGGCCGCTTGCTGGATCACGTTGAACAAAAGAATGTGAATCTGAGCCAGGTCGGCATTCTGGTGCTGGACGAAGCGGACCGCATGCTGGATATGGGCTTTCTACCCGATCTGGAACGCATCATTCGTCTGTTGCCCGCGCAACGCCAGGGTCTGTTGTTCTCGGCCACGTTCAGCAACGAGATCCGCAAGCTCGGCCGCTCGTACCTGAACCAGCCAGTTGAAATCGAAGTTGCGGCACGCAATGCCACCGCCACCACGATTACGCAGATCGCCTACAAAATGCCGAGCGACGCCAAGCGCGCTGCCGTTGTGCATCTGGTGAAGTCGCGCGGCTTGAAGCAGGTCATCGTGTTCTCGAACACCAAGATCGGCACGGCTCGTCTGGCTCGTGAGCTGGAACGCGATGGCGTCAAGGCCGAATCGATCCACGGCGACAAAACCCAGGCTGACCGCATGAAGGCGCTGGAAGCCTTCAAGGCCGGTGAACTGGAAGTGCTGGTGGCCACCGATGTGGCCGCGCGCGGTCTGGATGTGGCTGGCGTGCCTTGCGTTATCAACTACGACCTGCCGTACAACGCCGAAGACTACGTGCACCGCATTGGCCGTACCGGCCGCGCGGGCGCATCGGGCGAGGCCATTGCCCTGTTCACGCCTGATGAAGAGCGCTTCCTGCTCGACATCGAAAAACTGATCAAGTGCGAAGTGCCGCGTGGCACGCTCGATTTGCCCGCTGACCTGGTCGCGCGCAGCACGCATCGCCGCAGCGAAGAACGCAGTGGCAGCAGTTCGTCGCCGCGTGAAAGCCGTGAGGGCCGTGACAGCAGCCGCGAAGGGCGCGACTCCCGTGGTGACCGCGGCCGCTCGTCGGATCGCCGCTCGGGCTACACGTCCAGCGGCCCGCGCCAGCCCGTCGATGATTTCTTCCTGAAGCCTTACGAGCCTTCGGCGTCTGCCTTGGCAGCCGAAGAGCAGGCGCCCGTCTCGACCGGTAATGCGTCATCGACGCCGAAGCGTCAGGTCGCTGTGTTGCTGGGCGGCAGCCGCAAGCCCTGA
- a CDS encoding YybH family protein: MFATPEEAEHAFYEALEQADTVRLMQVWADDEEVVCIHPGGLRIVGHSAVHESWQQVLINGPLHVRPLRPLVMLSMMCAVHVLVEQVAVRTREGTQFANCYATNIYHKGPTGWRMVMHHSSPAPTEAGVLDLHDVPDMLH; encoded by the coding sequence ATGTTTGCCACACCCGAAGAAGCCGAGCACGCATTCTACGAAGCCCTTGAACAGGCGGACACCGTGCGCCTGATGCAGGTGTGGGCCGACGACGAAGAGGTCGTCTGCATCCACCCGGGAGGCCTGCGCATCGTCGGTCACTCGGCGGTGCACGAGTCCTGGCAACAGGTGCTGATCAACGGCCCGCTCCATGTTCGCCCGCTGCGCCCGCTGGTCATGCTCAGCATGATGTGCGCAGTGCACGTGCTGGTGGAACAGGTGGCCGTGCGGACACGGGAAGGCACGCAGTTCGCAAACTGCTACGCAACCAACATCTACCACAAGGGCCCTACCGGCTGGCGCATGGTCATGCACCATTCGTCACCGGCGCCCACGGAAGCGGGCGTGCTCGACTTGCACGACGTACCCGACATGCTGCATTGA
- a CDS encoding AzlD domain-containing protein, whose protein sequence is MTLWPSEIYVYSAILLLALCSVLTRAGFMLFGDYIPLPEGVRRALRYAPAAALTAIVVPDLLPWKAGLGPVFDYKLVAGVVAILVFLRTRSAVLVIVAGMIMLWGLRWLAG, encoded by the coding sequence ATGACGCTCTGGCCGTCCGAAATCTACGTCTATTCCGCCATTTTGCTGCTGGCGCTGTGCAGCGTGCTGACGCGCGCCGGCTTCATGCTGTTTGGCGATTACATTCCTCTGCCGGAAGGCGTCAGGCGCGCCTTGCGCTATGCGCCCGCGGCGGCGCTTACCGCCATTGTCGTGCCGGACCTGCTGCCCTGGAAGGCGGGATTGGGTCCTGTGTTCGACTACAAACTGGTTGCCGGGGTAGTCGCCATTCTGGTGTTTCTTCGAACCCGCAGCGCGGTGCTGGTGATCGTTGCCGGCATGATCATGTTGTGGGGTTTGCGCTGGTTGGCGGGCTGA
- a CDS encoding thioredoxin family protein, which translates to MSLLVPGPDLAALRARLSSSPSPWLVACFCAAWCDTCEQYKPKLEALAAALPQHVFAWIDIEDHAELLGDEDVENFPTLLVQIGSRVVFYGPMLPHIGHLERLLESVDETSAAVATPLPDLPRLLAA; encoded by the coding sequence ATGTCTCTACTGGTACCCGGACCCGACCTTGCCGCCCTGCGGGCGCGGCTGAGTTCATCGCCCAGCCCTTGGCTGGTAGCCTGTTTCTGCGCGGCATGGTGCGACACCTGCGAGCAATACAAGCCTAAGCTGGAAGCGCTGGCAGCGGCCCTGCCCCAGCACGTGTTCGCCTGGATCGACATCGAGGACCACGCAGAGTTGCTGGGTGACGAAGACGTCGAGAATTTCCCCACGCTCCTGGTTCAGATTGGTTCACGCGTCGTGTTCTACGGGCCTATGTTGCCGCACATCGGCCACCTGGAACGGCTGCTGGAAAGCGTGGATGAAACCAGCGCTGCGGTCGCGACCCCCTTACCCGATCTGCCGCGCTTGCTAGCCGCCTGA